One Megalopta genalis isolate 19385.01 chromosome 5, iyMegGena1_principal, whole genome shotgun sequence DNA window includes the following coding sequences:
- the LOC117227400 gene encoding FMRFamide-related peptides yields the protein MTMLSSLYVLPFLCNCLLVSSSILTPLKADGNLRIFKNVPSDFEYVLKRHSVDSRPEDADSKERRSNKGSSFIRFGRSDPDNHGENVLGEESDGSSPVNRYPRWKSPDIVIRFGRSDSKTAPSSDRDYKLRRNDLNFIRFGRNSQTYPLEIDVTTMCSDLVVNEETKSSLQPFEARLLRLCDALSNFDAEHRNALDFLEERAGSKHE from the exons ATG ACCATGCTGTCGTCGCTGTACGTGTTGCCGTTTCTCTGCAACTGCTTGCTAGTCTCCTCCTCGATACTGACGCCGTTGAAGGCCGACGGGAATCTGAGGATCTTCAAGAACGTTCCCAGCGACTTCGAGTACGTGCTGAAGAGGCACAGCGTCGACAGCCGGCCGGAGGACGCCGACTCGAAGGAGCGACGGAGCAACAAGGGCTCGTCGTTCATCAGGTTCGGTCGCAGCGATCCCGACAACCACGGCGAGAACGTGCTCGGCGAGGAGAGCGACGGAAGCTCGCCGGTGAACAGATATCCCCGCTGGAAGTCGCCGGACATTGTGATCAGGTTCGGCAGGTCGGACTCGAAGACGGCCCCGAGCAGCGACAGGGACTACAAGCTTAGAAGGAACGACCTGAATTTCATCAG ATTCGGCCGGAACTCGCAGACCTATCCCCTGGAGATCGACGTGACCACGATGTGCTCGGATCTGGTGGTGAACGAGGAGACGAAGAGCAGCCTGCAGCCGTTCGAGGCGAGGCTACTCCGCCTGTGCGACGCGCTCAGCAACTTCGACGCCGAGCACAGAAACGCGCTGGACTTTCTCGAGGAGCGTGCCGGCTCTAAGCACGAGTAA
- the Tango14 gene encoding transport and golgi organization 14 isoform X2: protein MFTVFRTLLILTHFLYDLIIAIYNYCVLLHRKCTEIWHGENSRTEVEWLVRAASKTKKLPRHILIIFGAKQDTILDCVRIIGWCITLGIPYVSFFDINGFLVRNENFLKHEIAKRRPDLLDHISWGKPKTVFTQNGVTGSKLKIRVSLLCALDGKEEIVTLTRNLADAVLTGTIKSDEIDADLLNEKLNSRGIPDPDLGVIYGRLCSTYGALPWQTRITEFCMLPVHGNLSVKDFMCLLEKYNKCEQRYGK, encoded by the exons ATGTTCACGGTATTTCGCACGCTACTGATACTCACGCATTTTCTCTACGACCTAATCATCgcgatttataattattgtgtTTTGCTTCACCGTAAATGCACCGAAATTTGGCACGGTGAGAATTCGAGGACAGAAGTGGAGTGGTTGGTGCGCGCCGCGAGTAAAACGAAAAAGCTGCCAAGGCACATTTTGATTATTTTCGGCGCGAAGCAGGACACTATATTAGATTGCGTGCGAATAATCGGCTGGTGCATCACCCTTGGTATACCTTATGTCAGCTTTTTTGACATCAATG GTTTCTTGGTGAGAAATGAGAATTTTCTGAAACATGAGATTGCAAAGAGAAGACCTGATTTATTGGATCATATCAGCTGGGGTAAACCAAAAACAGTATTCACACAAAATGGAGTGACCG GTTCTAAACTGAAGATACGGGTATCTCTGTTATGCGCTTTAGATGGGAAAGAAGAAATAGTTACACTGACAAGAAATTTGGCCGATGCGGTTCTCACAGGAACAATTAAATCTGACGAGATAGATGCTGATTTGCTTAACGAGAAATTGAATTCCCGAGGAATACCTGATCCCGATTTAGGAGTAATCTATGGCCGCCTTTGTTCTACGTATGGAGCTTTGCCGTGGCAAACACGAATAACGGAATTTTG TATGTTACCAGTACATGGTAACTTATCAGTCAAGGACTTCATGTGTCTGCTGGAGAAGTACAATAAATGCGAACAACGATATGGAAAATAA
- the Tango14 gene encoding transport and golgi organization 14 isoform X1 gives MFTVFRTLLILTHFLYDLIIAIYNYCVLLHRKCTEIWHGENSRTEVEWLVRAASKTKKLPRHILIIFGAKQDTILDCVRIIGWCITLGIPYVSFFDINGFLVRNENFLKHEIAKRRPDLLDHISWGKPKTVFTQNGVTGKCSKLKIRVSLLCALDGKEEIVTLTRNLADAVLTGTIKSDEIDADLLNEKLNSRGIPDPDLGVIYGRLCSTYGALPWQTRITEFCMLPVHGNLSVKDFMCLLEKYNKCEQRYGK, from the exons ATGTTCACGGTATTTCGCACGCTACTGATACTCACGCATTTTCTCTACGACCTAATCATCgcgatttataattattgtgtTTTGCTTCACCGTAAATGCACCGAAATTTGGCACGGTGAGAATTCGAGGACAGAAGTGGAGTGGTTGGTGCGCGCCGCGAGTAAAACGAAAAAGCTGCCAAGGCACATTTTGATTATTTTCGGCGCGAAGCAGGACACTATATTAGATTGCGTGCGAATAATCGGCTGGTGCATCACCCTTGGTATACCTTATGTCAGCTTTTTTGACATCAATG GTTTCTTGGTGAGAAATGAGAATTTTCTGAAACATGAGATTGCAAAGAGAAGACCTGATTTATTGGATCATATCAGCTGGGGTAAACCAAAAACAGTATTCACACAAAATGGAGTGACCGGTAAAT GTTCTAAACTGAAGATACGGGTATCTCTGTTATGCGCTTTAGATGGGAAAGAAGAAATAGTTACACTGACAAGAAATTTGGCCGATGCGGTTCTCACAGGAACAATTAAATCTGACGAGATAGATGCTGATTTGCTTAACGAGAAATTGAATTCCCGAGGAATACCTGATCCCGATTTAGGAGTAATCTATGGCCGCCTTTGTTCTACGTATGGAGCTTTGCCGTGGCAAACACGAATAACGGAATTTTG TATGTTACCAGTACATGGTAACTTATCAGTCAAGGACTTCATGTGTCTGCTGGAGAAGTACAATAAATGCGAACAACGATATGGAAAATAA
- the Gar1 gene encoding gar1 ribonucleoprotein has translation MSFRGRGGGGYNRGGGGGSGFRGGRGGGGFRGRGGGFDRGGRSFDHGPPERVTPLGRFTWTVQDDLVAKAEIEDVPFFNAPIYTENKQQIGKIDEIFGNVKDYYVSIKLSENIRASSFEKNTKLYIDPAKLLPLQRFLPKPPVEKKKRSRKTGAGGGDGAGGSGGAGASGGGRGGGGGRGGGKSFGRGGFKNKGGAFRTGGGGGSGFRVRGGGGFKGRGRGRR, from the exons ATGTCATTCCGAGGACGTGGAGGTGGCGGGTATAACAGAGGAGGTGGCGGTGGTAGCGGATTTCGTGGTGGAAGAGGTGGTGGAGGCTTCCGAGGACGTGGTGGTGGATTTGATAGAGGTGGAAGAAG CTTTGATCATGGTCCTCCAGAAAGAGTTACTCCATTGGGTCGCTTTACGTGGACAGTGCAAGATGATCTTGTTGCCAAAGCAGAAATTGAAGATGTACCCTTTTTTAATGCACCAATATATACAGAAAACAAGCAACAAATTGGTAAAATAGATGAAATATTTGGTAATGTTAAAGATTACTATGTGTCCATAAAGTTGTCAGAAAACATAAGGGCGTCAAGCTTTGAGAAAAACACAAAG TTATACATAGATCCAGCAAAATTGCTACCTCTACAAAGGTTTTTGCCTAAACCTCCtgttgaaaaaaagaaaagatctAGAAAAACGGGAGCAGGAGGAGGTGATGGAGCAGGAGGAAGTGGAGGAGCTGGAGCAAGTGGAGGAGGacgtggtggtggtggtggtagaGGTGGTGGCAAATCATTTGGACGTGGTGGCTTTAAAAACAAAGGAGGTGCTTTTAGAACCGGTGGTGGAGGCGGAAGTGGATTCAGAGTTCGTGGAGGCGGCGGATTTAAGGGTCGTGGAAGAGGAAGACGATAG